One segment of Gadus chalcogrammus isolate NIFS_2021 chromosome 8, NIFS_Gcha_1.0, whole genome shotgun sequence DNA contains the following:
- the LOC130388095 gene encoding zinc finger and BTB domain-containing protein 17-like: MVNYCMVPRCTNKTRKGRAVSFHTLPRDSERCKQWLRMINHPKIGEDIEAIKQQKVCSIHFKPEDFEFNALGMKRAALLNTAIPSIFTFPDQDEQPGTSGTSGGKRIGLKTKRTSAAALLSSSEDDVEPQSAPMLSTPAMNPPAVQAQFSPCPSTPGLNTSASILEVGATVKGPKLSSSEDGVCQMCGQPTSSEIIFDSGRRTVKWMCLGGHSGTCASSPDLTEQLETAPCVESCPELTFDLSEFNFDEENNGSNEEEEAEVENNSPSEEEEEEEEEDEEEKDDCDSDWQSHDSDRLSEDSGESGSGESGSGESGSDSESELRKNKKTRHLCPECGAFFYTSKAHTCEYKIKPFSCNVCGKRCVDANSLKLHSAIHKESYKHLCKFCLAPFKTKLDKHAHEEAHAPCYKPYKCPDCSEAFTKILARNQHLKGHRGPKRYKCPHCPMEFRNEHHMERHIVVHTGMRQHVCEFCSRSFTQPGHLKSHLRVHTGEKPFQCQHCDKSFNHNVSLKSHVMRYHKEGASDPSGPAPRSERTLRETLGRPKGRPKRNAATSAVPVVQGEAPDPTTTNTAAEASGKGCFRRESSEDIDRVWRYSDSSPELTEEDKREGSKEVRKSKRKASPRSKTDYIVEKDSESDADSDHEEEAKKRKCVKSQET; encoded by the exons ATGGTGAACTATTGCATGGTGCCGAGATGTacaaacaagacaaggaaaggACGAGCAGTGAGTTTTCACACCCTACCTAGAGATTCGGAGCGATGCAAACAGTGGCTCCGGATGATCAATCACCCGAAAATTGGAGAAGACATAGAAGCTATTAAACAACAGAAGGTTTGCAGTATCCATTTCAAGCCGGAAGACTTCGAATTCAATGCCCTAGGAATGAAGAGAGCCGCTCTTTTGAACACCGCCATTCCATCGATATTTACCTTTCCAGATCAAGATGAACAGCCTGGGACGTCTGGAACTAGCGGCGGTAAACGAATTGGCCTGAAG ACTAAAAGGACGTCTGCTGCTGCTTTATTGTCGTCATCGGAAGACGACGTGGAACCTCAGTCAGCACCCATGTTGTCAACACCAGCCATGAATCCTCCCGCTGTCCAAGCACAGTTT TCACCATGCCCAAGTACCCCTGGCCTCAATACCAGTGCAAGCATCCTTGAAGTTGGTGCAACTGTCAAAGGCCCCAAATTGTCGTCATCAGAAGATGGTGTTTGCCAGATGTGCGGGCAACCGACTTCTTCAGAGATCATCTTTGATTCTGGGAGGAGGACGGTGAAATGGATGTGTCTTGGGGGACATTCTGGAACTTGTGCATCTTCACCTGACCTAACAGAACAACTAGAG ACTGCGCCATGTGTGGAGAGCTGCCCTGAGCTAACCTTTGACCTATCAGAGTTTAACTTTGATGAGGAAAACAATGGTTCaaatgaagaagaggaagctGAAGTAGAGAACAACTCTCCaagtgaagaagaagaggaagaggaagaagaagatgaagaggagaaggatgacTGTGATTCAGACTGGCAAAGCCACGATTCGGACCGATTGAGTGAAGACTCGGGTGAAAGCGGCTCGGGTGAAAGCGGCTCGGGTGAAAGCGGCTCAGATTCGGAATCTGAattgcgtaaaaacaaaaagaccCGTCATCTTTGTCCAGAATGCGGTGCCTTTTTCTATACCAGCAAGGCGCATACATGCGAGTATAAAATCAAACCGTTTTCCTGCAACGTTTGTGGCAAGAGATGCGTGGACGCAAACTCCCTCAAACTCCATAGCGCGATCCACAAGGAAAGCTATAAGCACCTCTGCAAGTTCTGTTTGGCCCCCTTTAAAACAAAACTTGACAAACATGCCCATGAGGAAGCCCACGCCCCCTGTTATAAACCATACAAATGCCCTGACTGTTCCGAGGCGTTTACCAAAATCCTTGCCCGCAACCAACACTTAAAAGGACACCGGGGCCCCAAAAGATATAAATGTCCCCATTGTCCGATGGAGTTCCGCAATGAGCACCACATGGAACGACACATCGTGGTGCACACTGGTATGAGGCAGCACGTGTGTGAGTTCTGCAGTCGCTCCTTCACCCAGCCGGGCCACCTTAAATCCCACCTGCGTGtgcacaccggggagaagcccttccAGTGCCAGCACTGTGACAAGAGCTTCAATCACAACGTGAGCCTGAAGAGTCACGTTATGAGGTACCATAAAGAGGGAGCTTCCGATCCCAGTGGACCCGCGCCGCGGAGCGAAAGGACGCTGCGGGAAACGTTGGGTCGACCCAAAGGAAGGCCCAAAAGAAACGCAGCTACAAGCGCTGTTCCCGTCGTGCAAGGGGAGGCCCCGGacccaaccaccaccaacaccgcaGCTGAGGCGTCAGGGAAGGGCTGTTTCAGGAGAGAATCTTCCGAGGACATTGACAGGGTTTGGCGTTACAGCGATTCATCCCCTGAACTGACAGAAGAGGACAAGAGGGAGGGGAGCAAGGAAGTGAGGAAGAGCAAACGGAAAGCCAGCCCGAGATCCAAGACCGATTATATTGTAGAGAAGGATTCTGAGAGCGACGCCGACAGTGACCATGAGGAGGAGGCTAAGAAGAGGAAATGTGTCAAAAGTCAGGAAACATAG